In the genome of Streptomyces sp. V2I9, one region contains:
- a CDS encoding SH3 domain-containing protein codes for MSPLSRSSRLRRLGLCVATGTLAALTAAAPAAMAADPQPVGQRAEASAPDPASDELSASAMQREHEAQQKEARKEAQQQGQAKPAAPKQSYKGRVIAKPYLLLRDKPTRSSRIVGSVDYGTVVSIFCKTQGDNVDGNNRWYLLSDGTWAWGSARYIENIGSAPHWC; via the coding sequence ATGTCCCCCCTGTCCCGCTCCTCGCGGCTCCGCCGGCTCGGTCTCTGCGTCGCCACCGGCACGCTCGCGGCGCTCACCGCCGCCGCACCCGCCGCGATGGCGGCCGACCCCCAGCCCGTCGGCCAGCGCGCGGAGGCGTCCGCTCCGGACCCGGCGTCCGACGAGCTCTCCGCCTCGGCGATGCAGCGCGAGCACGAGGCGCAGCAGAAGGAGGCCCGCAAGGAGGCGCAGCAGCAGGGGCAGGCCAAGCCCGCGGCGCCCAAGCAGAGCTACAAGGGGCGGGTCATCGCCAAGCCGTACCTGCTGCTCCGCGACAAGCCGACCCGCAGCAGCCGCATCGTCGGCTCGGTCGACTACGGCACGGTCGTCAGCATCTTCTGCAAGACCCAGGGCGACAACGTCGACGGCAACAACCGCTGGTACCTGCTGAGCGACGGCACCTGGGCCTGGGGCTCGGCGCGTTACATCGAGAACATCGGTTCCGCCCCGCATTGGTGCTGA
- a CDS encoding HAMP domain-containing sensor histidine kinase, with the protein MSPRRLRPPSWTAGLTWKAAVFLTAMCCTLAALLGFLVHTAVTRQVVEQAREKTLSKLEVVTDAYEAGEPLPPGSGIDPPGLPGSLRALAAGGERGTVVADGPHPPGDPDGRRGPAMWAAGPADGRALATWTDYGHSARTIGGLDRAIIGSSLLAITATLLVGLFAVGRVTRRLHQSARVARRISAGDLDARVADPRTARPVRAQDEVAIVAGALDTMASTLQRKLQTEQRFTADVAHELRTPLTGLTAATELLPPGRPAELVRDRVQAMRALTEDLLEISRLDARTEQVDLAVHDLAPVAERVVRASGTETEVRVSGAARVETDRRRLERVIGNLVANAHRHGAPPVVLHVDGPVVSVRDHGRGFPAYLLEGGPQRFRTDGAGKGHGLGLTIALGQAGVIGARLEFADAPDGGALARLTLPEYVGFDHGGPGGNPRGERGPEDGDDPDGPTRSTPHAP; encoded by the coding sequence ATGAGTCCGCGCCGCCTCCGCCCGCCCTCCTGGACCGCCGGTCTCACCTGGAAGGCTGCGGTCTTCCTGACCGCCATGTGCTGCACCCTCGCCGCCCTCCTGGGCTTCCTGGTGCACACGGCGGTCACCCGGCAGGTGGTCGAGCAGGCCCGCGAGAAGACGTTGAGCAAGCTGGAGGTGGTCACCGACGCGTACGAGGCGGGGGAACCGCTGCCTCCGGGGTCCGGCATCGACCCGCCGGGCCTCCCCGGATCGCTGCGCGCCCTGGCGGCGGGCGGTGAGCGGGGCACCGTCGTCGCGGACGGGCCGCATCCGCCGGGCGATCCGGACGGACGGCGGGGGCCCGCCATGTGGGCGGCGGGCCCGGCGGACGGGCGGGCGCTGGCGACCTGGACGGACTACGGCCACAGCGCCCGCACCATCGGTGGCCTCGACCGGGCGATCATCGGCTCCTCGCTGCTGGCCATCACCGCTACCCTGCTCGTCGGGCTGTTCGCGGTCGGCCGGGTGACCCGCCGACTCCACCAGAGCGCACGGGTGGCGCGCCGGATCAGCGCGGGCGACCTCGACGCGCGGGTGGCCGATCCCCGGACCGCGCGCCCGGTCCGCGCGCAGGACGAGGTGGCGATCGTGGCGGGCGCGCTCGACACCATGGCCTCGACGCTCCAGCGCAAGCTCCAGACCGAGCAGCGGTTCACCGCCGATGTGGCGCACGAACTGCGCACCCCGCTGACCGGCCTGACGGCCGCCACCGAGCTGCTGCCGCCGGGCCGACCGGCGGAGCTGGTGCGCGACCGGGTCCAGGCCATGCGGGCGCTGACGGAGGACCTGCTGGAGATCTCCCGCCTCGACGCGCGCACCGAGCAGGTCGACCTCGCCGTGCACGATCTGGCGCCGGTCGCGGAGCGGGTGGTCCGGGCCTCGGGCACGGAGACCGAGGTGCGGGTGAGCGGCGCGGCGCGGGTGGAGACCGACCGGCGGCGGCTGGAGCGGGTGATCGGCAACCTGGTCGCCAACGCCCACCGGCACGGGGCTCCTCCGGTGGTGCTGCACGTGGACGGCCCGGTGGTCTCCGTACGCGATCACGGCCGGGGGTTTCCGGCGTACCTGCTGGAGGGCGGGCCGCAGCGGTTCCGTACGGACGGGGCGGGCAAGGGGCACGGGCTCGGCCTGACCATCGCCCTCGGCCAGGCCGGGGTCATCGGCGCCCGGCTGGAGTTCGCCGACGCCCCGGACGGCGGGGCGCTCGCCCGGTTGACCCTGCCGGAGTACGTGGGCTTCGACCACGGCGGGCCCGGCGGGAATCCCCGTGGCGAACGGGGTCCGGAGGACGGGGACGACCCGGACGGCCCAACGCGGAGCACGCCTCACGCACCGTGA
- a CDS encoding zinc-ribbon domain-containing protein, whose amino-acid sequence MIIFGTKGYLYQLAVLTMVCGWCGNPAAHTLRKRVTKFTLFFVPLFPFSTKYATQCTFCGGERQIPREEADRLLAQAASGQDGTAYGQAPQQPGFTPPGQNPYQR is encoded by the coding sequence ATGATCATTTTCGGTACCAAGGGCTACCTGTACCAGCTGGCCGTCCTGACGATGGTGTGCGGCTGGTGCGGCAATCCGGCGGCGCACACCCTGCGGAAGCGGGTCACGAAGTTCACGCTGTTCTTCGTGCCGCTGTTCCCGTTCTCGACGAAGTACGCCACCCAGTGCACGTTCTGCGGCGGGGAGCGGCAGATACCGCGGGAGGAGGCGGACCGGCTGCTCGCCCAGGCCGCGTCCGGGCAGGACGGCACCGCCTACGGCCAGGCCCCGCAGCAGCCCGGCTTCACGCCGCCCGGCCAGAACCCGTACCAGCGCTGA